Proteins from a single region of Hordeum vulgare subsp. vulgare chromosome 6H, MorexV3_pseudomolecules_assembly, whole genome shotgun sequence:
- the LOC123406241 gene encoding auxin response factor 5-like, with protein sequence MAQSPASSAVVGASAPSEGERKAPAINGELWHACAGPLVSLPPVGSLVVYFPQGHSEQVAASMQKDVEAHVPSYPNLPSKLICLLHSVTLQADPDTDEVYAQMTLQPVNTYAKEALQLSELALRQARPQMEFFCKTLTASDTSTHGGFSVPRRAAEKIFPSLDFSLQPPCQELQARDIHDNVWTFRHIFRGQPKRHLLTTGWSLFVSGKKLFAGDSVIFVRDEKQQLLLGIRRANRQPTNISSSVLSSDSMHIGVLAAAAHASANTSPFTIFYNPRASPTEFVIPFAKYQKAMYSNQISLGMRFRMMCETEELGTRRYMGTITGISDLDPVRWKNSQWRSLQVGWDESAAGERRNRVSIWEIEPLAAPFFICPQPFFGVKRPRQLDDESLEMENLFKRAMPWLGEEVCIKDPQTQSATMPGLSLVQWMNMNRQQSSSLASTSMQSEYLRSASNPAMQNIGAADLARQLYMQNHILQQNSMQFNPPKLHQQMKPINDLSNAALPLNQLGAIRNHQDQKQDQQRQQQSSIQAIPLSQAQAQTNIVQAQVILQNQMQQQKQPPPSPTQNQHGASGQHLLQSHQLQDQNLQMQQQQLLLHQQLQQQQQQQLNKLPGQLANLASQQTQLSDQELHLQLLQKLQQQSLMSQSAVTLSRLPIIQEQQNFLVEMQQQLSNSHSLAQQQVMPQQDCRTSSLQTTQLPPPIQQEQQQQKPSQKQVAPTYVSEAAFPQISSTSVIPKTGNTMIVPGAAQSALTEEIPSCSTSPSTANGSHLAQPTIGRNEHCKISTEKVPHSTAQMSILTPIEAVSVTPVTTKELPKLNNSVKSSAISSKLPNVVSGLQNFMNNALPTDNLETASSATSLWPSQSDGLLHQGFATSNFNQHQMFKDELPDVEIQGVDPSNSALFGMNSDGPLGFPMETEGLLENALDSVKYQNHFSTDDENNYRMQKDARQEISTSMVSQSFGQSDMAFNSIDSAINDGALMNRNSWPPAAPPQRMRTFTKVYKRGAVGRSIDIGRFSGYGELNQALARMFGIEGQLEDRQRIGWKLVYTDHEDDVLLLGDDPWEEFVNCVKCIRILSPQEVQKMSLDGDLGSNVLPNQACSSSDGGNTWKPRYDQNSGNPSIGPYDQFE encoded by the exons ATGGCGCAGTCGCCGGCGAGCTCCGCCGTCGTCGGTGCTTCCGCTCCGAGCGAAG GGGAGCGGAAGGCGCCGGCGATCAACGGGGAGCTGTGGCACGCCTGCGCGGGCCCGCTGGTGTCGCTGCCGCCGGTGGGCAGCCTCGTCGTCTACTTCCCCCAAGGCCACAGCGAGCAG GTTGCAGCTTCTATGCAAAAGGATGTCGAAGCGCACGTGCCGAGCTACCCCAACCTTCCCTCGAAGCTGATATGTCTTCTGCACAGcgtcactttgcaa GCAGATCCGGACACTGATGAGGTGTATGCGCAGATGACTCTTCAGCCAGTGAATACA TATGCAAAAGAGGCGTTGCAGCTGTCAGAGCTTGCACTAAGACAAGCGAGGCCACAGATGGAGTTCTTCTGCAAGACGCTCACCGCGAGCGATACAAGCACACACGGAGGCTTCTCTGTGCCTCGCCGTGCCGCGGAGAAGATATTCCCTTCCCTG GATTTCTCGTTGCAGCCTCCGTGCCAAGAGTTGCAGGCCAGAGATATACATGACAATGTGTGGACATTCCGCCATATATTTCGGG GTCAGCCCAAAAGACATTTACTTACTACTGGTTGGAGCCTCTTTGTGAGCGGCAAGAAGCTATTTGCTGGTGATTCTGTCATATTTGTTAG AGATGAAAAACAGCAACTTCTACTGGGAATCAGACGCGCTAACCGACAACCCACAAACATATCGTCTTCGGTCCTTTCAAGCGACAGTATGCATATAGGGGTCCTTGCTGCAGCTGCACATGCTTCTGCCAACACCAGCCCATTTACCATATTTTATAATCCTAG GGCCAGTCCTACTGAATTTGTTATCCCATTTGCCAAATACCAGAAGGCAATGTATAGTAATCAGATCTCTTTGGGGATGCGTTTCCGCATGATGTGCGAGACCGAGGAATTAGGAACAAGACG GTACATGGGTACGATAACTGGAATAAGTGATCTAGATCCAGTGAGATGGAAAAATTCCCAGTGGCGTAGCTTACAG GTTGGGTGGGACGAGTCGGCTGCAGGAGAAAGGAGGAACAGAGTATCAATCTGGGAGATCGAACCGCTTGCTGCTCCCTTTTTCATATGTCCACAGCCATTTTTCGGTGTGAAGCGCCCTAGGCAATTAG ATGATGAGTCATTAGAGATGGAAAATCTTTTCAAGAGAGCAATGCCTTGGCTTGGTGAGGAGGTATGCATAAAGGACCCTCAAACCCAGAGCGCTACAATGCCCGGCCTGAGTTTGGTTCAGTGGATGAACATGAACCGGCAGCAGAGCTCCTCATTAGCTAGCACATCAATGCAGTCCGAGTATCTCCGATCTGCGAGTAACCCTGCGATGCAAAATATTGGTGCTGCCGATCTTGCAAGGCAGTTATATATGCAGAACCATATACTACAACAGAATAGCATGCAGTTTAATCCTCCCAAGCTCCATCAGCAAATGAAACCTATTAATGATTTGTCAAATGCAGCACTTCCATTGAATCAACTAGGTGCCATCAGAAATCACCAAGATCAGAAGCAAGATCAGCAGAGGCAACAGCAGTCCAGTATCCAAGCAATTCCCCTAAGCCAGGCCCAGGCTCAAACTAATATTGTCCAGGCACAAGTAATTCTCCAGAATCAGatgcagcaacaaaaacaaccaccacCATCTCCAACTCAAAACCAGCATGGGGCCAGTGGCCAACACCTGCTTCAGTCTCATCAACTGCAGGACCAGAATTTGCAAATGCAGCAGCAACAGCTTTTACTTCACCAACAgttacagcagcagcagcagcagcagctaaaTAAGTTGCCTGGGCAGCTAGCTAATCTGGCAAGTCAGCAAACACAACTGTCTGATCAGGAACTCCACTTGCAGCTGTTACAGAAACTACAGCAGCAGTCACTGATGTCACAATCCGCAGTTACACTCTCACGATTACCAATAATCCAAGAGCAGCAAAATTTTCTTGTAGAAATGCAACAGCAGTTGTCGAATTCACATTCACTTGCCCAACAACAAGTGATGCCCCAACAAGACTGCAGAACTTCTTCACTGCAGACAACACAACTGCCACCGCCCATTCAGCAAGAGCAGCAACAGCAGAAGCCTTCACAGAAACAAGTTGCACCTACATATGTGTCAGAAGCTGCCTTTCCACAGATCTCTTCCACCAGTGTGATCCCAAAAACTGGTAACACTATGATAGTTCCCGGTGCTGCACAATCTGCACTTACAGAAGAAATACCTTCTTGCTCAACATCCCCTTCTACAGCTAATGGCAGCCATCTTGCACAGCCAACCATTGGCAGGAATGAGCATTGCAAAATCAGCACAGAGAAGGTGCCACACTCTACTGCTCAGATGTCAATTCTGACCCCCATTGAAGCTGTATCAGTAACTCCagtaacgaccaaggaattgccaaagttaaatAATAGTGTTAAGTCAAGTGCGATCTCCTCAAAATTACCAAATGTTGTGTCCGGCCTTCAAAATTTTATGAACAATGCACTGCCAACAGACAACCTGGAAACAGCTTCGTCAGCAACTTCATTATGGCCTTCACAATCAGATGGACTTCTGCACCAAGGTTTCGCCACTTCTAATTTCAACCAGCACCAGATGTTCAAAGATGAACTTCCTGATGTAGAAATTCAAGGTGTGGACCCAAGTAACAGTGCCCTCTTTGGGATGAACAGTGATGGCCCATTAGGGTTTCCTATGGAAACAGAAGGCTTGTTGGAAAATGCACTTGATTCTGTGAAGTATCAGAATCATTTCTCAACTGATGATGAGAACAACTACCGGATGCAAAAGGATGCCCGTCAAGAGATATCAACCTCCATGGTTTCACAGTCATTTGGTCAATCAGATATGGCTTTTAATTCCATCGATTCTGCAATTAATGATGGCGCCTTAATGAACAGAAATTCTTGGCCTCCTGCCGCTCCACCACAGAGGATGCGTACATTCACCAAG GTGTACAAGCGTGGAGCTGTTGGCCGGTCCATTGACATTGGTAGGTTCTCTGGATATGGAGAACTGAATCAAGCTTTGGCCCGCATGTTTGGTATAGAGGGGCAACTTGAAGACCGACAGAGAATAGGTTGGAAGCTAGTCTACACAGATCATGAGGACGACGTCCTACTTCTTGGTGATGACCCATGGGA GGAGTTTGTGAATTGCGTTAAGTGCATTAGGATCCTATCCCCTCAAGAAGTGCAAAAGATGAGCCTGGATGGTGATTTGGGGAGCAATGTCCTGCCCAACCAGGCTTGCAGCAGCTCAGATGGAGGGAATACTTGGAAGCCTCGTTACGACCAGAACTCCGGGAACCCTTCCATCGGCCCCTATGACCAATTCGAATGA
- the LOC123406242 gene encoding AIG2-like protein D — protein sequence MRVPSGLCPCHRRLLSPRMASPPPPAPAAAAAHSVFVYGTLMAEEVVRVLLGRVPPSSPALLPNHQRFSIRGRVYPAILPVDGSKVHGKVWKGITDGELDVLDIFEDEEYAREAVGISLTDSADTMIAYAYIWGNVDDPDLYGEWDFDEWKKVHLKDYLTMTQDFKEELEQLESDT from the exons ATGCGTGTTCCGTCCGGCCTCTGTCCCTGCCACCGGCGGTTACTCTCTCCCCGCATGGCGTCGCCTCCTCCGCCGGCTCCCGCCGCCGCGGCCGCCCACAGCGTGTTCGTCTACGGCACCCTGATGGCGGAGGAGGTCGTGCGCGTCCTCCTCGGCCGCGTCCCGCCGTCCTCCCCCGCGCTCCTCCCCAACCA CCAGAGGTTCAGCATCAGGGGCCGCGTCTACCCGGCGATCCTGCCCGTCGACGGCAGCAAAGTCCACGGAAAG GTTTGGAAGGGGATAACCGATGGGGAGCTGGACGTGCTGGACATATTTGAGGATGAGGAGTATGCGAGGGAAGCTGTTGGCATCTCACTGACC GATTCGGCGGATACAATGATCGCCTATGCATACATATGGGGGAATGTGGATGATCCTGACCTCTATGGTGAATGGGATTTTGAT GAATGGAAGAAAGTGCATTTGAAGGACTATCTCACAATGACACAAGATTTCAAGGAGGAACTGGAACAGCTTGAATCTGACACATGA